The Arcanobacterium pinnipediorum genome includes a region encoding these proteins:
- a CDS encoding IS1249 family transposase → MRSNKKHCPTCGEGMVKNGKDKCGHQRWICCSCKVTSRWHNDVTSRDLRAFLDVLTGKTTQRELPGQGRTFRRRSAVLWEIWPICEPDGQDHRVIHVDGIHLGRDAVILIACSPEYVIAWHVARRESTQAWLDLLAKIPPPGMVVADGGTGFTTARARLWPSTRVQRCTFHAYQQVKRYTTTRSRTECGRQLYRIGVDLLHVKTPAHAHAWIDSFYAWRHRWAGFLAEKTRNEKGKLVDKHERLVKAGNSLSRLVDSGHLFTFLNPDLYDDGEIIGSLPAMNNQIEGGINSPLRELLRRHRGMSIDHRIRAVSWWCYLHTENPANPAEILRIMPTNTDIMRAYQQAAARHRADHNNHRWGNGLDWNELHTHTPYRNDY, encoded by the coding sequence ATGAGATCGAACAAGAAACACTGCCCTACTTGTGGTGAAGGCATGGTCAAAAACGGTAAAGACAAATGCGGCCACCAACGCTGGATCTGCTGCTCATGCAAGGTAACCTCGCGTTGGCATAACGACGTCACTTCGCGGGATTTGCGCGCGTTCTTAGACGTTCTGACTGGGAAAACCACGCAGCGAGAACTTCCTGGACAGGGCCGGACCTTCCGACGCAGGAGCGCTGTGTTGTGGGAGATCTGGCCGATATGCGAACCCGATGGGCAAGACCACCGCGTGATCCATGTTGATGGTATCCATTTAGGCCGCGATGCTGTCATTCTGATCGCCTGCAGCCCCGAATATGTGATTGCCTGGCATGTGGCCAGACGTGAATCGACCCAAGCCTGGCTGGACCTGCTCGCGAAAATCCCACCACCCGGTATGGTCGTGGCTGACGGGGGCACAGGTTTCACAACAGCTCGGGCACGATTGTGGCCCTCCACGCGTGTCCAACGCTGCACGTTCCACGCCTATCAACAGGTCAAACGCTACACGACCACACGCTCACGAACTGAATGTGGCAGACAGCTCTACCGGATCGGTGTTGATCTATTGCATGTGAAAACTCCCGCACACGCGCACGCATGGATCGATAGCTTCTATGCTTGGCGTCACCGTTGGGCTGGGTTCCTGGCCGAGAAAACCCGTAACGAGAAAGGAAAACTAGTCGATAAACACGAGCGGCTCGTCAAGGCTGGCAATAGTCTGTCTAGGCTGGTCGATAGTGGCCATTTGTTCACGTTTCTCAATCCCGATCTTTACGATGACGGAGAAATAATCGGTTCTCTACCAGCGATGAATAACCAGATCGAGGGAGGTATCAACTCGCCTTTACGTGAACTGCTGCGCCGTCATCGGGGTATGAGTATCGATCACCGGATCCGTGCAGTGTCATGGTGGTGCTACCTACACACCGAGAACCCTGCCAACCCAGCCGAAATCCTGCGTATCATGCCCACCAACACGGACATCATGCGCGCTTACCAGCAAGCCGCAGCCCGACACCGAGCCGACCACAACAACCATCGCTGGGGCAACGGCCTTGACTGGAACGAACTCCACACCCACACACCCTACCGCAACGACTACTAA